TTGCGCCGACGAATTCAAGATCTTCACGAACATCAATTCCACCATCGTCGATCCCAAGAATTTCGACGAAGGCTCGTTCGTGGACTTCAAGGGCGACGTCTGCATCATCCCGCCCAACTCGTTCGCGCTGGCCCGCACGGTGGAATACTTCCGCATTCCGCGCAGCGTGCTGACGATCTGCCTGGGCAAGAGCACCTACGCGCGCTGCGGCATCATCGTCAACGTGACGCCGCTGGAACCCGAATGGGAAGGCCACGTCACGCTGGAATTCTCGAACACCACGCCGCTGCCGGCCAAGATCTATGCCGGCGAAGGCTGCGCCCAGATGCTGTTCCTGGAAAGCGACGAGGTCTGCGAGACCTCGTACGCCGACCGGGGCGGCAAGTACCAGGGCCAGCGCGGCGTGACCCTGCCGCGCACCTGATCGCCCGCGGCGGGGGCGCCGCCCGGCGCGCCCCGCCTTGCCTCAACGCCCATCAGGGGCGGCCTGGCGCCCCGGCGCCGGGCGCAGGTATTCGATGTCCCACTCGCTTTCCGACACCTGCGCGAAGCCGTGGCGGCGATAGAAGCGGTTCGAGTCGCTGCCGCGCAGCGCGCCCACGCTGACCGGCAGGCCACGGCGGTCGGCATCGAGCAGCAGGCGGCCCAGCACCTGGCCGCCCACCCCCAGCCCTTGCGCCGCGGGCGCCACATACAGATGATCCAGCCGCAGGCCGTCGCCGTCGGGACGCAGCGCGTAGAAGCCGACGCGCGCGCCGTCGCGCTCGATGATCCAGGTGTGATCCGGCCGGAAGGTATCGCGCAGGCGGGCGCGGGCCCGCTCGGGGTCGAACCGGCCCAGGCGTTCCAGGCTGTCGCGCATGGCCTCGATGCGGATGGCCAGCAGGGCCTCGAAATCGGCGTGGGCGGCCGGCACGTCGCGTAGCGCGCCGGCCGCCAGCGCGTCGTAGCCCTGGCCCAGGAACCGCAGCAGGCAGATGCCGTGGCCGAACGGATCGCTCAGGTGGGCGATGCGGCCCCAGTCATGCGATACCGGGGGATCCTCCAGCGTCGCGCCCGCCGCCACCGCCCGTTCGACAGCGCTGTCGACGTCGTCGACCACCACATCCAGATGCACCGGCGTCCAATGGCGGGCGTAGTCGCGCGCTTGTCGCGCGGCGCTCGCGGCGGGCGTGCCGGCGGCCTTTTCCAGCAGG
The window above is part of the Achromobacter deleyi genome. Proteins encoded here:
- the dcd gene encoding dCTP deaminase, which produces MSIKSDRWIRRQAEAGMIEPFEAGQVRTANGGRIVSYGTSSYGYDVRCADEFKIFTNINSTIVDPKNFDEGSFVDFKGDVCIIPPNSFALARTVEYFRIPRSVLTICLGKSTYARCGIIVNVTPLEPEWEGHVTLEFSNTTPLPAKIYAGEGCAQMLFLESDEVCETSYADRGGKYQGQRGVTLPRT
- a CDS encoding GNAT family N-acetyltransferase, producing the protein MRILVNIDVPDLEAAIDFYSRAFGLALHRRLGPGAAEMLGASAPIYLLEKAAGTPAASAARQARDYARHWTPVHLDVVVDDVDSAVERAVAAGATLEDPPVSHDWGRIAHLSDPFGHGICLLRFLGQGYDALAAGALRDVPAAHADFEALLAIRIEAMRDSLERLGRFDPERARARLRDTFRPDHTWIIERDGARVGFYALRPDGDGLRLDHLYVAPAAQGLGVGGQVLGRLLLDADRRGLPVSVGALRGSDSNRFYRRHGFAQVSESEWDIEYLRPAPGRQAAPDGR